CGCGCCGCGTTGCTCGCTGCCGCGCCCTGCTGCCCGGTCCGATGCGCGTGACACCGCGAGCACACCCCGCGAAGGTTGTGGTCGCCGTGATCCTCCGGGTCGCCGATGTGGTCGACCTCGGTGGACTGTGCGCCCCTGCAATGCGTGCGCAACGTGCACGTGCGGTCGCGGCGCAGGATCCGCGGGACGATCCGGGTCCGCCACCCCCGGGGCAACGGGGCGGTACGCCACTGGCTGGGGGTCTTGCGGGGGCGGGGATCCATCACGCCGCACTTCCCGATCGTGGGCAGACTCCTGGCGCTGCACCAATGATGAGATTGGAACGCGATCTTGTCAAAGTGCCCTCCGTCGCCCTGGCCGGCCCGCGCGTCCGGTATGTGCCTCGACGTTCAACAACTGCTCAGCCTGATAGCCGTACACCCGGCCACGGCGTGCCGGCGGGTCGACGTGAGGGAACGCGGCCGCGTCGGGCGGGCAGGCCGGGCAGTCCGCCGGATCGGCACCGGCGACATGCCCGGCAGCACGGGACCTGCGCACCCAATCACCCAGGCAGTGGCGGGCCACCTGCAGCTGCAGCACGGCGTACGAGGTGGTCCACCACTGCCGGCCCTGCCCGTCGACGACCACCCCGCTCACCGTACGGTCCGCCGATCCGACCAGCCGCCATGCCCGGCCGCCGCCGAACCGGTCACCGGCCGCCCTTGCCGGGCGACCCGGTCCGCGATCGCCACCGCCTGCGCCAGCGTTGGCAGCTCCGCCCGAGTCCAGACGTGGGCGAGGCCCTGACGGCGGTCCCGCCGCAGACACCCGCACCCGGCACCCGCGCACCGGCAGGCCCGTCGGACACACGAGATGGTCCACAGCGACTTGTCCGCGCCCGGGTGGGCCAGCTGCAGCGACGGCGACCCGCAGGCCGGGCAGCGCCACGCCACCGGCCGCACCGGCTCTGCCACCACCCCGGCCGCCTGCCGGGCGGACGCGACGGCGGTCGCCAGCTCGTCGACGAGCCAGCTGAGTCGTCGGCGGTCGCGTAGCTCGTCGACGACCGCCGGCCGGCCCGGCCCGGCCTCGTCGAGCCAGGACAGCACCTGGTCGACGTCGGGCCCGCCGACCCAGCTGGCGTGCTGCCAGGCGGCCACCCGGTGCGCGATGTCCAGCACCCGCCGGCGTACGGAGGCCTGCGCGTCGACCACCGTGACCGAGGCGGCCGCCGGCGACGGGGGCAGAGCCGACAGGCCACGGGAGATGTTCCACTGCCGGTACGCGCGATCCGCCCGGCCCTGCGCCTCCAGCCGCTCCGCCTGGGCGTCATCGACCGGCCGGCCCGGCCGGCGCTCCCGGCCCGGCTCGACCAGCAGGGCCAGCCACGAGTAGGCCTCCCGCAGCGCCTCGATCTGCCCGCGCACCGCGTCCGGCGTCGGGTCGGTCTGGTTAGCCACCGGTGGGTTCCTCTCCGGGCGGACGGGTGGGCACCGACCCGGCGGGCCAGCGGTAGTCCGGTGGGCCGGGGTCGGGGATCGCTGGGTGGTCGGCTGGTGGTGGTGCGGTTGGTCTGGCAGGTCCGCGGCTGCGTCGGTGGTAGATGTCCGGGTACTCCTGGGACCTCACTGGCTGGCCGGTCCAGGCTGCGGCGGGCGGGGGTGGCGGTGCTGATGAGCGCGGTGGCCCGCCCCGACCCAGCCCGGACCCTTCCGGGCGCTGTTCCCTCATCGGGCCGTCGCTGGTCGGTGCTGGTGTTGGGTGCAGTGGTGGCGTGTGATCGTCGTTCGCATCACTGTCGGGACCGGTGATCGGTTCGTCATCGCGATCACTGGTCGGTTTTTGTTCGTGTTCGTGGTTCGTCGTTGATTGGTCGCTGATCGGTCGGTGATCCGCCGGGGCGGCCGGGATGGCGCTGGCCGGCGGCGGGTCGAGCACGACGGGGCCGCGCGCGTGCCACGCGGCGGCCTCCTCCGGGGTGGGCGGGGGCAGCAGCACCATGTCCGCCTCGTCGGGCGTCCTGTGCCCCTTGGACTCGTTGCACCGGCCACACGCCACGACGAGGTTGCGTCCCTCGGGGCCGGCCGGCGCGTCTGGGTCGACGTGGTCGTACTGCAGACGCTTGCGTGCGTCCTTCGCGCGGCCGCTCTTGGGGTTAAGTGGCCCGCTGTGGCAGAAGCGGCAGCAGCCGCCGTCGCGGCCGTACACCAGTGCCTTCAGCCTGCTGTCGCGCAAATCAGCCTTCTGCGCGCGGTTGCGGTTGTACTCCTTGCGCGACGGGTTCCGCTTTGAGAACGCATGGACGCGGTAGGCGTAGCCGTCGATCCACACGCCGTCGCCGAGGCACTCGCACTCATCACCACGCCGGTGGAGCAAGGGCGGCCGGTCCAGCACCGCCGTCGCCAGCAGCGCCAGGACCTTGGGCCGGCCCCGGCACTGAGTCAACGCGGCCTGCTCGGTGAGGTAGCCGTCCGCGAGCACGCCGGCGGTCGTGCTCTTGCATCGGACGTACGCGGACTGCAGCCGGTCCGCCATGTCGACGTTCCCTGCGCTGAGCACATCCCACACCGGCCAGTTCGGGAAGGCGTCGTCTTCGAGCCAGTAGGGCATTACCGCCCCCCGTAGATGATCATCAACGTCTATGGATTCCTGTGGATGCGATGCGGCCCGGCCCGCCGTTTCGGCAGGCCGGGCCACGGAGAACAGCAGCTGGGCAAGGGCGATGGACTCAGTCGGGCGGCGGGTCGTCGGCAGACGCCTCGGCCAGTTGCCGCCGCCAGCCCTCGGCCACGGCGAGCAGCAGGAACGGCCCGCCAAGTTGCCCGCCGCACCTGTCGAGGATCTGCTGGCATAGCCGGATAAGGGCGGTCCGCTGCTCAGTCAGGCGGGCGACCTGCGCGCGCAGCGCCTCCACCTCGTTGGCGGCGGCCGCCGTGCCGGGCATCACCGGCACCGGCACGCCGACCCGGCGGAGCGCCTGAACGGCGTCGCAGGCGAGGCGGCCGAGCTCGGCCCGGACCGCCGCCTCCACATCCTGCTGACTCGTCACTCAGCCCACTCCCGTCTCGATGTCGTCCAGTCGCACCGGCTGCGCGCCGGCGCAGGCCTCGCACAGCGAGCCCGGCTCGCCGACGTGCGGCCGGTAGCAGCCCGCGCAGGACACCAGTTCGTCCAGCACCGGCGGCCGGGCCGGCCGAGGCCCGGCGGTCGCCTGCGGTGGGTCCGGGACCGGTTCGCCGGCGAGCGCCCGCCGCACCAGCGCGGCACCACGGTGGGCACGCTCGGCGGCCTCGGCCGGTGTCCGGGCCCGCCGGGCGGCCAAGTCCTGCTGCACACGCCGGAGGTCGCGGTTACGCACCGCCGCCTCCGGTCAGGTGGTAGCGGCCGTGCCAGGAGTACCGGCCCTTGCTGATGAGCTGCGGATCGACCGGTGCTGGCTTGCCAGCCTTGGTGGTCGGCACGACGAGGAGGCCGATCAGCCCTAGGTGGTCGCGGACCCTGATGAGGTGGTCCCACGTGCTGTGCACCCAGACCTCAGTCCCCAGCTCCTGTCGCGCGGGCTTGGTCGGGTCACCCATCGGTCACCTGCGTCAGCAGGATCTGCGCGACCCGGGCAGCGCGGTCACACGCCGTCGCCCAGCGCCACGCGTGGCCGGTGACGGTGTGCTCGTCGCCGGACGGAGTGATCACCGTGGCGTGCCACCGCCAGCGCCGGCCGAGCCAACCCGCGCGCTCGACGCCCGTCGACGCCACGGCGGCCGCCGGCGACGCTGGCGCCGGTTCGGCGACGGCCGGCCGGGCCACCGGCTTGACGGGGGCGGGCCGGACCGGTGCCGGCGTCCGGAGGGCGGGCCGCCGGGCCTGGCCGAGTGACCTGCGGACGTCGTCCGGGTAGACGGCCTGACCCGGCCGGGCAGCCATCGCGGCCCGGTACGCCGTCTCGAACTCGTCATCCTCAATCGGCATCTCGTTCTCCCAAGATCGCGGCGTCCCGAGCCGCCGCAGCGGCGGCGAGGACCGGGGACACCGGGGTGGTTGGCAGGGTGATCGGGTGGTGCGCGTCGCCCGGCTCGCCGAGCAGCCCGCACACGACACAGACCCGGCGGCCACGGTGGTCCGCCGGCAGATCTCGTGTGGCCTGGTGGAGGTGCGGCGGTACCCGCGACCGGGCCGGGGTGCGGCGGGTCACCGGGATGCCTCCTCGATGACGCCGGCCGGGTCGACGAGCGTTGGTCCGTCGTGGCCGGCGTCGCGGCCGCCACGCACCCGCACCGGGTCGGGGAGCACCGAGGCGGCCGCCGCCTGTTCCTGGCGGCGGGCCTCGGCCCGCCGGCGCCGCCAGCACAGCGATCCGACCCGACGCGCCCGCGCTTTGGGGTCGGTGAGCGGCGTCGCGCAGTCCAGGCACAGCACCGGAGGCAGGTCCGGCCGGGCCGGCGGGCGCGCGGTCACGCCAGTCCCTGGGCTCTGAGCCGCAGCATCCGGTCCGCCTCGGCCGTCAGCAGGGCGGCGGCACGCACGAGGTCGGCGACGCGGTCACCGTGCTCCGGATAGCCATCGACGTACGGCCAGTCGAGCCAGGTCGACTCCGGATCGGCCCACCAGCACGCCATCTGCCACAGCTGGCCGGACGTGCGCTGGTCATCGTGGACGGCGTCGTACCGCTTGCGTTCGATCTGCCGGAGCCGTTCCTCCGCGACGCGCAGCAGGGCCGGCGACTGGCAGGACCGGGGCGCGGCCTCCGGCACCATCCGGGCCCGCAGCACATCGCGGACCCGACCAGCGGCGGCGACCGCCCGCGACCAGCGGCTCTCACCCGCTGCTGCGGCGTCCGCCGACTCGATCGCGGCCGCCAGGTCGACCAGCAACTCCGGTGACTCGAGCGCCGTCCGGGTCTCCGGCGGCACCCGCCACAGCGCCGGCTGGGTCTGCCCGGTCACTGGCTGACTCCCCGAACCGGTGAGGCGGCCATCCGGCGCAGCGTGTCGACGATCCAGTCGACTTCCTCCACCGGGCCGCCCGGCGGCCGCGACTGGTCGACCACGCCGGCCGACCCGATGTGTCCGCACCACTGGCTGTACTGGTGGCTCATCGCCCGCAGACGCGGCAGGTAGATCAGCCGCGTCCCCGGCCGGGGTGGCTGGACTCCGGCGTCCCGCAGGTCCCAGTCCAGGGCGGAGACCTCCCACTCCGACCAGGCCACGACCCGCCGACCGGTCACCCAGGCCGCCACGCCCGGCGCGGCGGCCTCGACGAGCCGGCCGCCGGCCGGCAGGTCCCGCTTGCGTTTCGGCCGCCGGTCCGGGATCAACGTGATGTGCAGCCGGTCCACCGCCGGATCGGCGAGCGACACGACGACGAGTTCGGCGACGGCGGTCCGCTTCACCGTCTGCCCCGGCCCGGCGGGGGCCAGGTCGATCGACCGGGTCGCCACCACCATGGCGGTCGGGTCAGCGAGTGCCTCGGCGGCCCAGGCGGAGGCCTCGGACCGCTGCTGGGCGCGCCAGGCGCGGACTTGGTCGTAGCGGTCCTCGGCGTCGCAGGCCGGGCACCGGTGCGCGCCACGGCCGTTCGACGGCAGCGGCCCGCCGGCGTCCCACCCGCACACCTCGCAGTGCCGGGGGTAGACGCGGCTGGCCTCGGCCGCCGCCCGCTGCCGGGCGGTCAGCGGCCGCATCGCCACGGTGTCGGCGACCGTGAACAGGTGCGTGGTGTCCTTGCCGCGGCTGTAGCGGAGGATGCCGGCCGGGGCCTGGTCGGGTGCGGGCTTGCGGCGCATCCGGCGCAGCATCGTCACCGTGGCCAGGCCGTCCGGGATCTCCCGCACGCCGTACACCGGCAGGTTGGCCGTCATCGGCTCACCTCTGTCTGTGTCTGGGGTGATGGCCAGCAGTGCGGGCACCAGGCCGCGCGGTAGCGCTCGGCGACCACGGCGGCCGCGAGCACCTGGCCCTGCTCCCGCTCGGCGGAGCTGACGAACCGGCCGCACACCGTCCGGCGCTGCTTGTCGTCGGTCGTCGGCCGGATCTTGTGGGCGGTGACACCGGCACGGGCGACCGCGATCCACACCTGTGCGCGTGCGCCGGCCGCGCCGGCGAGCTCCGCCGGTGGGGCCGGGGCCCGGGTGGCCGCACGGCGCGGCCACCCGGGCGTACCGGCGGTCACCACGACCCGCCCCGGGCCGTCGACCTGGCCACGTGCTGCGCGAACCACGGATTGACGCCTGCTGTGGCTGGGTTCGCGGCGGCCCACTGGCCGGTGCCGTCGTCCGGCGGCTCCGCCCGGCGCCGGCCCGTGTCCACGACGGGCACCGGAGCCGAGCGGTACACCCCGCCAGCGGGCGCCGTACGTCCGGTCACGGGCTCCGGCCAGCGTTCGCCGTCGACCGGCTCCGGCCACGGCAGGGCTGAGGCGGGCAGGTCCTGCGTCAGCTCGACGCGCAGCGCCGACAACTCCCCGGTGTGCATGTCCCAGCCCTCGTGCCGGTCCTCGGCGGCGGCGGTGCTGAGGAGGCCCCGGCGCACGGCGGCCGCGAGCGCGGCGACCACCAGGCAGGCTGCCGCGACGATCAGCAGAATCATTGCTGCTGTCCTCTCTGCTCGGTCTGGTCGTGGGCGGTGGTGCTGGGGCGGGCGAGGTCCAGGGCGTCGCGGACGTCGCGGGTCAGGCCCGCCACGCGGGCGGCACGGGCCCAGGGGTCGCCCCGGCCCGCACCGGCCACGGTGACCGCGATCAGCGCCACCACCGCGCCGATCACCGCGCTGACCGGTACCGACACCGCCACGGTGATCGCGACGACCGCCCAGGTCGACAGGTCGTGATGGCGCGGCCGGACGGCGAGGGCGGCGGTCACGGACGCCCAGTGCTCGTTCAGGCGGCGGGTCCGCCGGCGGCGCACCACCACGGCGGCCCGGAGCGCGCCCGCGAACAGCAGCAGCGCGGCCGCCAGCCACAGCGGGTGGATCGGCGCCGTCCACCATCCGGACCCGGCCCAGAAATGCGAGGCGAACACCTTCATCGGCGCGCACCTCCCGCCGGCTGGTGCTCGTCGAGCAGCGCGGCCAGGCGGTCGTGCCACGCCCGGTCGGCAGCGGCCCGCCGCGCCTGCCGGGCCGCCACCCGGGCCGCCCGATCAGCCCGCCGGGCGGCGGCCGCACGGCGTGCCCGACCGGCCAGCACCCGCACCGCGTGCCCGCCAGCGACGATCAGCGCCATGATCAGCAGCCCGCCGGCCTCGGGCAGCGCGGCTGCGATCCCCGTGGTCACCGGCGATCACCGCCCAGGGCGGTCCGGATCGCGCCGAGCACCAGGCCGGCCGTGTCCGGGGTCTCCCACATGCCCCACAGGGCTTGGCGGAGGCAGGCCGGGAGCAGTCCGCGGCTGCCCAGGCTGCAGGCCAGGGACAGAAGGTGGTGCTGGGCGTCGGTGATGTCGTCGCCCAGGGCGTCATCCAGTGCGGCCAGGTGCAGGGCGTTCCATCCGACGACGCCGGGTGAGGTGATGCGTCGGGTCACGGCCGGGTGGTCGAGCAGGCCGGCGCCGGCCAGCAGTTCGACGGCGGCGGCCTCGCACGGGTCGGTTGCCTCGGCCAGCAGCGCGGCGGTGACGTCGGCCGGCTGGCCCGGTGCCGGGGTGGCCGGGGGGCGTGGCGGGTCCTGCGCCAGCGGTGCCGGGCCGGCGGCCCGGCCGGCGGCGTGCGCCCGCGCCAGGAGGCCGATCACGACCTGCACGGTCGCGGTCTCCCAGCTGGCCAGCCAGGCGAGCACCCGGTGGTCCAGGTCGCCCAGCTCGACGCCGGCGTCGACGGCGGCGGCGATCAGGGCTGCCCGGCGCGTGCCCTCGGCCGTGCCGTCACCGGGCCGGATGCGGCCGGTGGTGTGCAGTTCGGCCAGTTGCCGGGGCAGTGGCGCGGCCAACGCCTCGTCCTCGCTGTTGTACGGTCCGATCTTGGCGGTCACAGGTCACCCCCGGTCGGCTGTGCCGGCACCACCACGGCGGCGGTTCCCCGCGCAGGCGGGGCCGGCTGGTCGGCGGGGTCGGCGTCGTTGTAGACGTACATCTCGATCGACAGCGGCGCGGACGACCCGCCGAGGTCATCGGCCGGACCGCCGCCGGTCAGCAGCTCGGCGACCAGGCGCTCACCGACCGGGACCACGTCGGAGCCGAGCTCGGCGGCGAACGCCTGCAGACCGGCGAGGTTGGCGGCGCGGCCGGTCACCTGCAGCCGGTCGACCGGCAGGATCGACGGGTCCCGCTCGGCGGCCGCGACCAGGGCGCGCAGCCCGTCCAGCATCAGCTGACGGCGGGTCCGCACACGCAGCGCCTCGGCAGCGGCGGCCACCGTCTCCTCGTCGACCAGCGGCACCAGGTCGTCGGCGTGGTGCTCGGCGTACTCCGGGCCGGCCAGGAGCACCCCGACCAGTCCGGCGGCGCCAACCTCGACGGCGCGGACCTCGACACCGGGCACGTCGTCCCGGCCGGTCGCCACCCACATCCCCGGCCGCAGCTCGGTGGCACGCACCGACGGAATCGCGTCGTCTGGGGCCCGGCCGGCGTCGACGGCGGTGACGTTCGCAGCTGCGAGCACCGCCAGGCGCGGCCACGCGCCGGCCGGCACGTCGGCCAGGTCAACTCCCTCGGCGGAGATCTCGCCGCACCGCACCCGCTCCGGAGCGCCGACCAGCCCGGTGTCCAGCCCGCCGGTCCGGGCCTGTTCCGTCACCACGTCCTCGTGCCCGGCGCAAACCCAGATGGTGCCCGCGTACGTCCGTGGGCCGGTCCAGCGCAGCGGGTGTGGCTGCGTCGCCACACCGGCCACCGCCGGCCGGCCGCACCGCTGGACGACGTCGACGGCGACGTCAGCGGCCGGGGACACCGGCACGTCCTCCGGCGAGTCGGCGGTGGTGGCGCCGGCGATGTGCTCGTCCAGCAGCGCCAGCGCCGGAGCCATGCTGTCGAATCCGTCCACGGCCAGCCCGCAGAGGCACCTGGCGCCGCAGCCGGCCGGGCCGGACCAGCCGCCCGCCACCCCGTGCCCGCCGGCGTCACCGGCCGGGTCGGGGTCGGGGGTCGGGTCGACCGGTGCGGTCTCCGGACCGGGGCCGGTGCCCGCCGCCGCCCGCTGCAGCGCCTGGTGCTCCGGTCCGCCGTCGGGGGTGAGCACCGAGTCGGCGGCGACCCGCCAGATCTCGCCGCACACCGCCGCCGTCGGGATGATCGGCGCGAACACATCGACCACGAGGCCGGCGGCGCGCAGGCCGGCGGTGGCCTGGTCGACGTGCGCATCGCACGTCGAGACGGTGCCGGCGTACGCCCCGGTCCGGATCACACCCGGGCGGATCGGGGTCGGCTGGCCGGAGTCGTCGTTGGTGGTGGCCACCACGGTGTTGACGGCCGGCTGGCCGCAGATGTCGGACCTGGTCGGTACGGTGTCCGGTTGGTTTTCGGTACTCTCGTGTTCCACGTCGACCTCTCACGTCGATGGTTGGGATGGGTGGCCCTTGCCGATGTCGCGGCGAGGGCCGCTGCCGTTTGTGGATGGGGTGCGTGCGCCGGCCCTCCCCGGCACGGCGCACGCACCCGACGACGCCCGGACCGCCGTGGGGAAGACCGGCGGACCGGGGCGGTGGCGGCGAACAGCACCAGGGCGCCGGCGGCGGCCAGGGCGGCCGGGTCGACCAGCCCGCGCGTCAGCAGCTCGGCGCCGCCGACCGCGACCAGGCCGACCAGCGCGCCCAGCACGAGGGCCACGCCGAGCAGCAGGCGCAGCGCACGAAGTGCTCCCCGGCCGGCCGGTCGTAGCGACCGCTGGAGTCGGCCCGTGGGGACCACTCCAGGTCCCGGCCGGCCGGGGAAGACCGGGGTTACCCGGCCGGCGGCGGCGCCCTCCCAAGCAGCCGCCGCCGGCCGAGCTGGACCAGCCACCAGGAGGGCCGGTCCATCCACCAGGGCGGAACGTGAGACAGCGCCCCTGGTGGCCGTCTTGTGGATGGTGATCATGCCGCGCCCCTGCCCCGCCAGCCCGAGGCGGCCGGCGAACCGAGGACGCGGGTCGCGGGCCGAGCCAGCGGCCGGGACTCACCGAGGACGGGCGGCAGCAGCAGCCGGATCTGGGCGAGCTGATCGGCGGTCGGCTGCGGCGCACTGGCGACGGCGGCCGACACGAACTGGCGCAGGTCGACGGTCATGACCGGGCCGGCGGCATCAGGTCGCTGGCGGGCACGCCGAGGGCTTCCGCGAGCGCGACGAGGGTGCGCGGGCCGGCGTTGCGGGTGTTGTTCTCCAGCTCGGCCAGGTGGCTCGGCGAGATGCCGGCAGCCTTGGCAAGAGCAGGGCGGGACAGCCCGGACGCGACCCGGTGCCGCCGGAGGGCCTCCGGGCTGTGGTCGCGGGGCAGGCGACCCCGTGAGCGTGTCGGGTGCGTAGCTGTCATGCGTAGGACGCTACGCCGCTACGCAGCACTACGCAAGGCTACGCACGATAAACGCGCAGCGTGGCGTAGCGCCTATCTGACAGTGACCATTCATACACGAGCACGATTGCGTAAGATTGCGCAATCGTGCGTACGATGCCGGCATGACCAACCGGCTCACCGAGTTCGGCCATCACGTCGAACTGGCGCGCGGCCAAATGGGCCTATCCGGCCGCAAAGCCGCCGCACGGGCAGGCATCAGTGAAGGACGCTGGAGACAGATCGTCACCGGCCACGGCGGCAAAGACTTACCACCCGCCAAGACGGCGGCCGCCATGCTCGCCGCCGTCGACCTCGACCCCGCCACCGACCTACCCCGCTGGTACGGAGCCGACGACGTCAGCCGCGCGCTCCGGCTCCTCGCCGCCGACCACCCCGATACAGCAGCCGACACCAGCCTCCGCGACCGGGTCGCCCG
The nucleotide sequence above comes from Solwaraspora sp. WMMD792. Encoded proteins:
- a CDS encoding helix-turn-helix domain-containing protein, with the protein product MTNRLTEFGHHVELARGQMGLSGRKAAARAGISEGRWRQIVTGHGGKDLPPAKTAAAMLAAVDLDPATDLPRWYGADDVSRALRLLAADHPDTAADTSLRDRVARIRALDIDPQTRMELLDALLDAHEQLHGDQDGKPASRQ
- a CDS encoding DUF6011 domain-containing protein gives rise to the protein MTARPPARPDLPPVLCLDCATPLTDPKARARRVGSLCWRRRRAEARRQEQAAAASVLPDPVRVRGGRDAGHDGPTLVDPAGVIEEASR
- a CDS encoding helix-turn-helix transcriptional regulator, whose amino-acid sequence is MTATHPTRSRGRLPRDHSPEALRRHRVASGLSRPALAKAAGISPSHLAELENNTRNAGPRTLVALAEALGVPASDLMPPARS